Within Cystobacter ferrugineus, the genomic segment CGTCATCGGGCCCGCGTACGAGACCGTCATCACCAGCGCGCCCAACTCGTACTACGCCCTGCTCGCCACCGAGCGGCTGCGCGAGCTGGGCAAGCAGCCGCCCCCGGCCTTTCCCGAGGCGCCCCGGCCCCCCGCGGGCAGCGAGGTGCCCTCGGAGTTGAAGCTGGCGGTGGCGCTCACCGAGGCGGGGCTGTTCCGCGACGCGGCCGAGGACGTGCGGGCACGCACCGCGCGCATCCGGAATCCGGAGCAGGCGCTGGCGTTCGCGGGCGCGCTCTTGCGGCTGGGCGAGTACGGCAACGCGCACATGGTGGCGGCACGGCACCTGTGGGGCCGGGCGTTCGGCGCGCGCATGCCCGAGGCGCTCGCCGCCTTCTATCCCCGCGCCTTCGAGAACGCGGTGCAGAGCGAGGCGTCGCGCTACGAGGTGAGCCCCTACCTCGTCTGGGCCATCATGCGCCGCGAGAGCGCCTTCCGGCCCGAGGTGGCCAGCGCCGCGGACGCGCGGGGGCTGATGCAGGTGATTCCGCCCACCGCGCGCGCCATCGCCCGCAAGCTCGCCGAGCCGGAGCCCGCGCCCGCGGAGCTGTTCTCACCCTCGCTGAGCATCCGCTATGGGTCGTGGTACCTGTCGCAGTTGATGAAGCGCTTCGCCCACCCGGCGCTCGCGGCGGCCGCGTACAACGCGGGGCCCGAGGCGGCCGTCAAATGGGTGAAGGACAAGGGCGTGCTCCCGCTGGACCTGTTCGTCGAGGAGATTCCCTTCCGCGAGACGCGCGGCTACGTGAAGCAGGTGCTCGCGGACCTGTATCTCTATCAATCGTTCTACGGCAAGGACCCCTCGCCGCAACGTCTGTCATTGACGGTGCCCGTCCCCAACACCGAGGGCGTGGGATTCTGACACGCCGGGGTGAATCCCAGACACGAGCGCCTGGCCCAAACCAGACACGCTCGCCGGGAATACCCTTCCACCCCGGCCCCCTGGGCGTCAGCGCCCCGCCGCGCCCTGGGCGTACGCCACCGCGAGCTGTCCGGCGAAGCGGGCGTTGTTGGTGAGCAGGGCGAGGTTGGCGCGCAGCGTCTTGCCGCTCGTGCGCCTGGCCATCTCCGAGAGCAGGAAGGGCGTCACCGCCTTGCCGCGGATGCCCTGCCGCTCCGCCTCCGCCAGCGCCGAGGCGATATGCAGCTCCACCTCCGCGCGCGGCAGCGCCGTCTCCTCGGGCGGAGGCACGGTGAAGAGCAGGCCCCCCTGCCCCAGCGTCTCGAAGCGGGCGCGGCAGATCGCCGCCGCGCTGGCGGCATCCTCCACGCGGTGCTCCAGGGGCAGCCCGGACGAGCGGCTGTAGAAGGACGGCAGCTCGTCGGTGCCCACCCCGAGCACGGGCACGGCGGCGGTCTCCAGCGCCTCCAGCGTCTTGGGGAGATCCAGCACGGACTTGGCCCCGGCGCACACCACCGCCACGGGGAAGCGCGCCAGCGCCCAGATGTCCTGGGAGATGTCCATCTGCTCGGCCACCCCGCGGTGCACGCCACCAATGCCGCCCGTGGCGAAGACGCGGATGCCCGCGGCGGCGGCCACCTCGCACGTGGCGCTCACGGTGGTGCCTCCGGTGGCCTTCTGGGCGATGGCCACCGCCAGATCGCGCGAGGCGAGCTTGAGCAGGCGCTCCTTGCCCTCGGCGAGCCGGCGCATGTGCGCCTCCTCCAGCCCCACCCACACCTCCCCGTCCACCACGGCGATGGGCGCGGGCACGGCACCCGCGCGGCGCACGGCTTCCTCACAGGCCCGGGCCGCCCCGAGGTTGTCCGGATAGGGCAGCCCCTGGGCCACCACGCTCGTCTCCTGTGCCACCAACGGCACGCCCTGCTCCCGGGCGCGCCGGACCTCTTCGGAGTAACGCAAGTGCATGGGCCCAATACGCCATGGCCTTACCGGCGGGACAAGTGCGGAAGCGGGCCCCCCCGGTTGCCAGCGTCGTCCACCAGCGCTATTGCCGCCCCCGCCTTGAACGCCTCCAGCACCTCCGCCGTCGCCTCCCCCGCGCCCCGCGCGATCTCCTGGTCCGACCTCGCCCTCATCGCCGTCATCATCATCTGGGGGACGAACTACACGGTGGTGAAGGAGGCCCTGGAGAGCATTCCCCCCATGGCCTTCATGTCGCTGCGCTTCGCGCTCGCGTCCATCGCCATGGCGCTCGTGCTCCATGTGCGTGAGGGCTTCACTCCCCTGCCCCGCGCCACCGTGCTCAAGCTCGTGGGGCTCGGACTCGTGGGCCACACGCTCTACCAGTACTGCTTCGTCATGGGCGTGGCCCACACCACCGCCGCCAACAGCGGCCTGCTCTCCTCGGGCACGCCCG encodes:
- a CDS encoding pseudouridine-5'-phosphate glycosidase, whose translation is MHLRYSEEVRRAREQGVPLVAQETSVVAQGLPYPDNLGAARACEEAVRRAGAVPAPIAVVDGEVWVGLEEAHMRRLAEGKERLLKLASRDLAVAIAQKATGGTTVSATCEVAAAAGIRVFATGGIGGVHRGVAEQMDISQDIWALARFPVAVVCAGAKSVLDLPKTLEALETAAVPVLGVGTDELPSFYSRSSGLPLEHRVEDAASAAAICRARFETLGQGGLLFTVPPPEETALPRAEVELHIASALAEAERQGIRGKAVTPFLLSEMARRTSGKTLRANLALLTNNARFAGQLAVAYAQGAAGR